Proteins encoded in a region of the Catenulispora sp. EB89 genome:
- the leuS gene encoding leucine--tRNA ligase yields the protein MSEQTDTQPKPASDEPKFRYTASVAADIEPKWQEYWAGHHTFEVPDHPADTAEPKAYILDMFPYPSGAGLHVGHPLGYIATDVLGRYKMMTGHKVLHTIGFDAFGLAAEQYAVEHGIHPRVSTEANIARYKEQIHRIGFGHDTRRGVSTIDVSFYKWTQWIFLQIFNSWYDDQADKARPISLLIEQFADGARRTPDGRAWSALSAQEQAAIIDSHRLAYIAEAPVNWCPGLGTVLSNEEVTADGRSERGNFPVFKRNLRQWMMRITKYGDRLLADLDRLDWPEPIKLQQRNWIGRSEGARVHFGVTAVDGSQKTIEIFTTRPDTLFGATYMVLAPEHELVDSFVAKEWPAGTREKWTGGHATPAEAVAAYRAAAAAKSEVERQTEGRQKTGVFTGTFAVNPVNGEGVPVFIADYVLMGYGTGAIMAVPAHDQRDFEFARAFDLPMQIVVAPPVGWPEDVADWTEAYDSKTAQITNSANDEVSLEGLPVPAAIRAITEWLQAKGIGEGTVTYRLRDWLFSRQRYWGEPFPIVYAVDGPEAGIARALPESMLPLELPEVEDFSPKTFEAGDVTSAPEPPLARATEWVNVTLDLGDGPRQYHRETNTMPQWAGSCWYYLRYLSPTDDTRFVDAAAEKYWMGPQDDEDTGGVDLYVGGAEHAVLHLLYARFWHKVLFDLDQVTSAEPFRKLYNQGMIQGSIYRDARGIPVEAAQVEDDGEGTYTFHGEPVTREFGKIGKSLKNVISPDDMIDEYSADTLRVYEMSMGPLDMSKPWDTRASIGSFRFLQRLWRNVIDEETGEVTVVDAEPDEATLRAVHKTIDGARADMEGMRFNTAISKLIELNNHLTRLPEVPRPAAEALVVLTAPFAPHIAEELWSRLGHDGSVAHAVYPVADPAYLVDETVTCVVQVAGKVKDRLEVPPGIDQDALRELALASEGVQRALEGRGVRTVIVRAPKLVNVVPA from the coding sequence ATGAGCGAGCAGACCGACACACAGCCCAAGCCTGCTAGCGACGAGCCCAAGTTCCGGTACACGGCCTCGGTAGCGGCCGACATCGAGCCGAAGTGGCAGGAGTACTGGGCCGGGCACCACACCTTCGAGGTACCGGACCACCCGGCCGACACCGCGGAGCCCAAGGCCTACATCCTGGACATGTTCCCGTACCCCTCCGGCGCCGGCCTGCACGTCGGCCACCCGCTGGGCTACATCGCCACCGACGTGCTGGGCCGGTACAAGATGATGACCGGCCACAAGGTGCTGCACACGATCGGCTTCGACGCCTTCGGCCTGGCCGCCGAGCAGTACGCGGTCGAGCACGGCATCCACCCGCGGGTCAGCACCGAGGCCAACATCGCCCGGTACAAGGAGCAGATCCACCGCATCGGCTTCGGCCACGACACCCGGCGCGGGGTGTCGACCATCGATGTGTCCTTCTACAAGTGGACCCAGTGGATCTTCCTGCAGATCTTCAACTCCTGGTACGACGACCAGGCCGACAAGGCCCGCCCGATCAGTCTGCTGATCGAGCAGTTCGCCGACGGCGCCCGCCGCACCCCCGACGGCCGCGCCTGGAGCGCGCTGTCGGCGCAGGAGCAGGCGGCGATCATCGACTCCCACCGCCTGGCCTACATCGCCGAGGCCCCGGTGAACTGGTGCCCGGGCCTGGGCACCGTGCTGTCCAACGAGGAGGTCACCGCAGACGGCCGCTCCGAGCGCGGCAACTTCCCGGTGTTCAAGCGCAACCTGCGCCAGTGGATGATGCGCATCACCAAGTACGGCGACCGGCTGCTGGCCGACCTGGACCGACTGGACTGGCCGGAGCCGATCAAGCTGCAGCAGCGGAACTGGATCGGGCGTTCCGAGGGCGCGCGCGTGCACTTCGGGGTGACCGCCGTCGACGGCTCCCAGAAGACCATCGAGATCTTCACGACCCGGCCCGACACGCTGTTCGGCGCCACGTACATGGTGCTGGCGCCGGAGCACGAGCTGGTGGACTCCTTCGTCGCGAAGGAGTGGCCGGCCGGCACCCGCGAGAAGTGGACCGGCGGGCACGCCACCCCGGCTGAGGCCGTCGCCGCCTACCGGGCCGCCGCCGCGGCCAAGAGCGAGGTCGAGCGGCAGACCGAGGGCCGGCAGAAGACCGGCGTGTTCACCGGCACGTTCGCGGTGAACCCGGTCAACGGCGAGGGCGTGCCGGTGTTCATCGCCGACTACGTGCTGATGGGCTACGGCACCGGCGCCATCATGGCGGTGCCCGCGCACGACCAGCGCGACTTCGAGTTCGCGCGGGCCTTCGACCTGCCGATGCAGATCGTGGTGGCGCCGCCGGTCGGATGGCCGGAGGACGTCGCGGACTGGACTGAGGCCTACGACTCCAAGACGGCGCAGATCACCAACTCCGCCAACGACGAGGTGTCGCTGGAGGGGCTGCCGGTCCCGGCGGCGATCCGCGCCATCACCGAGTGGCTGCAGGCCAAGGGGATCGGCGAGGGCACCGTCACCTACCGGCTGCGCGACTGGCTGTTCTCGCGGCAGCGCTACTGGGGCGAGCCGTTCCCGATCGTCTACGCGGTCGACGGCCCGGAGGCCGGGATCGCCCGCGCGCTGCCGGAGTCGATGCTGCCGCTGGAGCTGCCGGAGGTGGAGGACTTCTCGCCGAAGACCTTCGAGGCCGGCGACGTCACCAGTGCCCCGGAGCCGCCGCTGGCGCGCGCCACGGAGTGGGTGAACGTCACCCTGGACCTGGGCGACGGCCCGCGGCAGTACCACCGCGAGACCAACACCATGCCCCAGTGGGCCGGGTCGTGCTGGTACTACCTGCGCTACCTGTCGCCGACCGACGACACCCGCTTCGTCGACGCCGCGGCCGAGAAGTACTGGATGGGGCCGCAGGACGACGAGGACACCGGCGGCGTTGACCTGTACGTCGGCGGCGCCGAGCACGCGGTGCTGCACCTGCTGTACGCGCGCTTCTGGCACAAGGTGCTGTTCGACCTGGACCAGGTGACCAGCGCCGAGCCGTTCCGCAAGCTGTACAACCAGGGCATGATCCAGGGCTCGATCTACCGCGACGCGCGCGGCATCCCGGTCGAGGCCGCGCAGGTCGAGGACGACGGCGAGGGCACCTACACCTTCCACGGCGAGCCGGTCACCCGGGAGTTCGGCAAGATCGGCAAGTCGCTGAAGAACGTCATCTCCCCGGACGACATGATCGACGAGTACAGCGCCGACACCCTGCGCGTCTACGAGATGTCGATGGGCCCGCTGGACATGTCCAAGCCCTGGGACACCCGCGCCTCGATCGGCAGCTTCCGCTTCCTGCAGCGGCTGTGGCGCAACGTGATCGACGAGGAGACCGGCGAGGTCACGGTCGTCGACGCCGAGCCCGACGAGGCGACGCTGCGCGCGGTGCACAAGACCATCGACGGCGCCCGCGCCGACATGGAGGGCATGCGCTTCAACACCGCGATCAGCAAGCTGATCGAGCTGAACAACCACCTGACCCGGCTGCCCGAGGTGCCGCGCCCGGCGGCCGAGGCGCTGGTGGTGCTGACGGCGCCGTTCGCCCCGCACATCGCCGAGGAACTGTGGTCCCGCCTGGGCCACGACGGCTCGGTGGCGCACGCGGTGTACCCGGTCGCGGACCCGGCGTACCTGGTGGACGAGACGGTGACCTGCGTGGTGCAGGTCGCCGGCAAGGTGAAGGACCGCCTGGAGGTGCCCCCGGGCATCGACCAGGACGCGCTGCGCGAGCTGGCGCTGGCCTCGGAGGGCGTGCAGCGGGCGCTGGAGGGGCGCGGGGTGCGCACGGTCATCGTGCGGGCGCCGAAGCTGGTGAATGTGGTGCCCGCGTAG
- a CDS encoding lysoplasmalogenase: MPLTLTLLTFVVAFADWTAVSRRAMDPASAGARRAEYVAKPLTMVALIAAALAIAHAQHAPAYLVVTMVAALVLSLVGDVFLMLPEDSASADRNFVLGLGAFLLAHVAYIAAFVRLHAHAGYAISFVITGLVLAGALFATVGLPIRAAAKDEDPALAVPVLAYVTVISLMVVAAWWTGDLRIIPGALLFAVSDAMIGWTRFVRKDWELDVPIIVTYHLAQILLVLGLVRR; encoded by the coding sequence GTGCCTCTGACGCTGACCCTGCTGACCTTCGTGGTGGCCTTCGCCGACTGGACCGCCGTCTCCCGGCGTGCCATGGACCCGGCGTCGGCGGGTGCGCGCCGTGCGGAGTACGTCGCCAAGCCGCTGACCATGGTCGCGCTGATCGCCGCGGCCCTGGCCATCGCGCACGCGCAGCACGCTCCGGCCTACCTGGTCGTGACCATGGTCGCGGCCCTGGTCCTGAGCCTGGTCGGTGACGTCTTCCTGATGCTGCCGGAGGACTCCGCGTCGGCCGACCGGAACTTCGTGCTCGGCCTGGGCGCCTTCCTGCTCGCACACGTCGCGTACATAGCCGCCTTCGTCCGCCTGCACGCGCACGCCGGCTACGCGATCTCCTTCGTCATCACCGGCCTAGTCCTGGCCGGCGCGCTGTTCGCGACCGTGGGGCTGCCGATCCGTGCCGCCGCGAAGGACGAAGATCCCGCCCTCGCCGTCCCCGTCCTGGCCTACGTCACGGTCATCTCGCTGATGGTGGTCGCGGCGTGGTGGACCGGCGACCTGCGCATCATCCCCGGCGCGCTGCTGTTCGCCGTCTCCGACGCGATGATCGGCTGGACCCGCTTCGTCCGCAAGGACTGGGAGCTGGACGTCCCGATCATCGTCACCTACCACCTGGCGCAGATCCTGCTGGTGCTCGGCCTGGTCCGCAGGTAG
- a CDS encoding phosphatidylglycerol lysyltransferase domain-containing protein, which produces MTETATTSRVQRFRARIPMLLVWYCRIVALASILSALSPKTNERIDRLPDYILFSLGFLLGVPSIGFGVLMLMLGAAVRRRKRIAWWLLMVLGLFVGPLGWLAISALLYDVTSADLQPLAPLIVAFVIQALFIGLVIWSRKQFYAVFDAANFRLALVVLGVSLALSTVLGVTLVAWNDANPATDLGDQALYTLKAGMAGTGIWWYDTAVEVPHWVDVTVNLIGSLMILAVAWALFQPRRGTYRHLPEDDDRLRTLLDKFGDQDSLGYFNLRRDKAVMWSPTGKAAIAYRPVGGVSLASGDPIGDVEAWPGAIEAWLAEARQHAWVPAVMGASEEGGKVLTRFGLDAVELGDEAVVEVDEFTLEGRAMRVVRQAYNRVERAGYRTRIRRHAEIPAEEMARLVRRADDWRDGSVERGFSMALGRLGDPADGQCVMVECLDGEGTLRALLSFVPWGTKGLSLDLMRRERGTENGLVEFMVIDLIKAGPDHKVERVSLNFAMFRSIFERAGRIGAGPFLRLARVVLSVFSRWWQLESLYRANMKYRPVWEPRYLCFPKARDLARIAIAAGRAEGFLAFPTPRFLRLRREPELAAVPAAPATAPELEKPLGD; this is translated from the coding sequence ATGACGGAGACCGCGACTACGAGCCGCGTGCAGCGTTTCCGCGCCCGGATCCCGATGCTGCTGGTCTGGTACTGCCGGATCGTGGCGCTGGCCTCGATCCTGTCCGCGCTCTCGCCGAAGACCAACGAGCGCATCGACCGGCTGCCGGACTACATCCTGTTCAGCCTGGGGTTCCTGCTCGGCGTGCCCTCGATCGGCTTCGGCGTGCTGATGCTGATGCTCGGCGCGGCCGTCCGCCGGCGCAAGCGGATCGCCTGGTGGCTGCTGATGGTGCTGGGCCTGTTCGTCGGCCCGCTGGGCTGGCTGGCGATCAGTGCCCTGCTGTACGACGTCACCTCCGCCGACCTGCAGCCGCTGGCGCCGCTGATCGTCGCCTTCGTGATCCAGGCGCTGTTCATCGGGCTGGTGATCTGGTCCCGCAAGCAGTTCTACGCCGTCTTCGACGCCGCCAACTTCCGGCTGGCGCTGGTCGTGCTCGGCGTGTCGCTGGCGCTGTCGACGGTCCTCGGCGTGACCCTGGTCGCCTGGAACGACGCCAACCCCGCCACCGACCTCGGGGACCAGGCGCTCTACACGCTGAAGGCGGGCATGGCCGGCACCGGCATCTGGTGGTATGACACCGCCGTCGAGGTGCCGCACTGGGTCGACGTCACGGTCAACCTGATCGGCTCCCTGATGATCCTGGCGGTGGCCTGGGCCCTGTTCCAGCCGCGCCGCGGCACCTACCGGCACCTGCCCGAGGACGACGACCGGCTGCGCACCTTGCTGGACAAGTTCGGTGACCAGGACTCCCTGGGCTATTTCAACCTCCGCCGGGACAAGGCGGTGATGTGGTCCCCGACCGGCAAGGCGGCGATCGCCTACCGGCCGGTCGGCGGGGTGTCGCTGGCCTCCGGCGACCCGATCGGGGACGTCGAGGCCTGGCCGGGCGCGATCGAGGCGTGGCTGGCCGAGGCCCGGCAGCACGCCTGGGTGCCGGCCGTGATGGGCGCCTCGGAGGAGGGCGGCAAGGTCCTGACCCGGTTCGGCCTGGACGCCGTCGAACTCGGCGACGAGGCGGTGGTCGAGGTCGACGAGTTCACCCTGGAGGGCCGCGCGATGCGCGTGGTCCGGCAGGCGTACAACCGGGTCGAGCGCGCCGGCTACCGCACCCGCATCCGCCGGCACGCCGAGATCCCGGCCGAGGAGATGGCCCGCCTGGTCCGCCGGGCCGACGACTGGCGCGACGGCAGCGTCGAGCGCGGCTTCTCGATGGCGCTGGGCCGGCTCGGCGACCCGGCCGACGGCCAGTGCGTGATGGTCGAGTGCCTGGACGGCGAGGGGACGCTGCGCGCGCTGCTGTCCTTCGTGCCGTGGGGGACGAAGGGCCTGTCGCTGGACCTGATGCGCCGCGAGCGCGGGACCGAGAACGGCCTGGTCGAGTTCATGGTGATCGACCTGATCAAGGCCGGCCCGGACCACAAGGTCGAGCGGGTCTCGCTGAACTTCGCGATGTTCCGCAGCATCTTCGAGCGGGCCGGGCGGATCGGCGCCGGGCCCTTCCTGCGGCTGGCGCGGGTCGTGCTGTCGGTGTTCTCGCGCTGGTGGCAGCTGGAGTCGCTGTACCGGGCGAACATGAAGTACCGGCCGGTCTGGGAGCCGCGGTACCTGTGCTTCCCGAAGGCCCGGGACCTGGCGCGGATCGCCATCGCGGCGGGGCGGGCCGAGGGGTTCCTGGCGTTCCCGACGCCGCGGTTCCTGCGGCTGCGGCGTGAGCCCGAGCTGGCGGCGGTTCCGGCGGCTCCCGCAACTGCCCCGGAGCTGGAGAAGCCGCTCGGCGACTGA
- a CDS encoding peptidoglycan-binding protein, with amino-acid sequence MEQQPGRRQPGRGRAGNQSSRPPEDFVEDDPTMVRPFVRASSGGRPRQGAPGGGQGRQNGRQQQSNGRQQQPNGRQQPNGRGRQNGPGPDGPHPGGQGVPSPRPPRDADPQQVPGLLSTPMPPPRAVARNAPPQNPAPAPYPEPDPPMSDLTTTMPILAVPADDGYDGYDDHGGYPEHYPEHENAAPGEHGHFHDDTDWGRHRGGNRPPRALKIGALLAGVAVVGVAAYSVLGGGSGQPSAGPAAAGATTTNGAAGAAAATPSDSATSAPGTPSPTGSPTGSNSESTSASTPSTSHSSKSPSKSSSSSHPSSPSSSQMTSRPSSAPSTPPSSTTAAAPPPSSPSPTFTVLGPGSSGPAVSQLQQNLKKSGDWWLKVTGTWNSDTTNAVQSFQDANPGCSPPDAYGTYGPATDKALQSSLGN; translated from the coding sequence ATGGAGCAACAACCCGGACGGCGGCAGCCTGGACGCGGCCGCGCTGGGAACCAGTCGTCGCGCCCGCCCGAGGACTTCGTCGAGGACGACCCGACGATGGTGCGCCCGTTCGTGCGGGCTTCCTCCGGCGGGCGGCCCCGGCAGGGCGCACCGGGCGGCGGACAGGGACGGCAGAACGGCCGGCAGCAGCAGTCGAACGGGCGACAGCAGCAACCGAACGGACGCCAGCAGCCCAACGGCCGCGGCCGGCAGAACGGTCCCGGCCCCGACGGCCCGCACCCGGGGGGCCAGGGCGTCCCCAGCCCGCGACCGCCTCGCGACGCCGACCCGCAGCAGGTCCCCGGGCTGCTCTCGACCCCGATGCCGCCGCCGCGCGCGGTGGCCCGGAACGCCCCGCCGCAGAATCCGGCCCCGGCCCCCTACCCGGAGCCGGATCCGCCGATGAGCGACCTCACCACGACGATGCCGATCCTGGCCGTGCCGGCCGACGACGGCTACGACGGCTACGACGACCACGGCGGCTACCCGGAGCACTACCCCGAGCACGAGAACGCGGCGCCCGGCGAGCACGGGCACTTCCACGACGACACCGACTGGGGCCGGCACCGCGGCGGGAACCGGCCGCCGCGCGCGCTGAAGATCGGGGCGCTGCTGGCCGGCGTGGCGGTGGTCGGCGTGGCGGCGTACAGCGTGCTCGGCGGCGGCTCGGGCCAGCCGTCGGCGGGGCCCGCGGCGGCCGGGGCGACCACGACGAACGGCGCGGCCGGCGCCGCGGCCGCGACGCCGTCGGACAGCGCCACATCCGCGCCCGGCACGCCGTCGCCGACCGGATCGCCGACCGGCTCGAATTCGGAGTCGACGAGCGCGAGCACACCGTCGACGTCGCACAGTTCGAAGTCGCCGTCGAAATCGTCGAGTTCGTCGCACCCTTCGTCGCCGAGCAGCTCGCAGATGACGTCGCGGCCGAGCAGCGCGCCGTCGACACCGCCGAGCAGCACCACGGCCGCGGCACCGCCGCCGAGCTCACCCTCGCCGACGTTCACGGTCCTCGGTCCCGGCTCCAGCGGCCCGGCGGTCTCGCAACTTCAACAGAACCTCAAGAAGTCCGGCGACTGGTGGCTCAAGGTCACCGGCACGTGGAACAGCGACACGACGAACGCGGTCCAGAGCTTTCAGGACGCCAACCCAGGTTGCAGCCCGCCCGACGCTTACGGAACCTACGGACCGGCGACCGACAAGGCATTGCAATCCTCATTAGGCAACTGA
- a CDS encoding peptidoglycan-binding protein has translation MAETNGGRRPAPREKRSMPDQDWSTGNAGNAPHTDANLPMTQRRVPDPSWVPGAGQQGAPHGGHAGHGGQSAHGQQPGMPQGGAGQQPSFQPRPAARGPQQPSFQAFQPRSNVPAGQHPSFQPRPSASQPAAPTGQHPSFQPRPNAPQSAAPTGQHPSFQPRPNAPQPAAPTGQHPSLQPRPNAPQPAAPTGQHPSFQPRPSAPPQQHPSFQSRPAAPTGQHPSFQPRPNAPQPPAPGGQGALPQRQSAAPAAQRAEGLTRDLRTPVPARRAEAEWFRPTGESRIAGADGRAPESGGEVTRLSDHAVGRDLVRRPVNETALLPSSGGFGGSGYGGDGGGDGGGGDLPPFDRSNGGRHRGPRRPAFRAAVPIAAVLAASGGALGLVHAVSSGAPGSGVDMASGNNGSAVTTDLSNAPSGDGSTLGATGASSDPATSPLDATASNSGAPSAPNGGQQTSTAPGSRVTPPSTSTKANSAPSGPSSPGGSGPGLPPNGPIQTSNPPPSTPGAPSTPVSTTPTTPGAPTTTPTSPVTTPTTPTSTLPQTPSGPTTPITPTTSPTGPTPTGPTTTPTPTPTPTPSASSSTPQISPSAGTLQAGDTGPDVSTLQTLLDRLGTPTWVPVTGVYDTRTTEAVAYVQNMLNITADPRGVCGPTTAVAINTLAAH, from the coding sequence GTGGCGGAGACGAACGGCGGCCGTCGCCCGGCCCCCAGAGAAAAACGCTCGATGCCCGACCAGGACTGGAGCACCGGGAATGCGGGCAACGCACCGCACACCGACGCGAACCTGCCGATGACGCAGCGCCGGGTGCCGGACCCCTCATGGGTGCCGGGAGCGGGGCAGCAGGGTGCGCCGCACGGTGGTCATGCCGGACATGGCGGGCAGAGTGCTCACGGACAGCAGCCGGGGATGCCGCAGGGCGGGGCGGGGCAGCAGCCTTCGTTCCAGCCCCGGCCGGCGGCGCGCGGTCCGCAGCAGCCTTCGTTCCAGGCATTCCAGCCTCGGTCGAATGTGCCCGCCGGACAGCATCCTTCATTCCAGCCGCGGCCCAGCGCGTCGCAGCCTGCTGCTCCTACCGGACAGCACCCCTCGTTCCAACCGCGCCCCAACGCGCCGCAGTCTGCTGCTCCTACCGGACAGCACCCCTCGTTCCAACCGCGCCCCAACGCGCCGCAGCCCGCTGCTCCCACCGGTCAGCACCCCTCGCTCCAGCCGCGCCCCAACGCGCCGCAGCCCGCTGCTCCCACCGGTCAGCACCCCTCGTTCCAGCCGCGCCCGAGTGCCCCGCCGCAGCAGCATCCTTCGTTCCAGTCTCGGCCCGCGGCACCGACCGGCCAGCACCCGTCGTTCCAGCCCCGCCCGAACGCGCCGCAGCCTCCGGCTCCCGGCGGCCAGGGCGCCCTGCCCCAGCGGCAGTCGGCGGCGCCGGCCGCGCAGCGTGCCGAGGGCCTCACCCGCGACCTGCGCACTCCGGTGCCCGCGCGCCGTGCCGAGGCCGAGTGGTTCCGGCCGACCGGCGAGAGCCGAATAGCCGGCGCCGATGGCCGTGCGCCCGAGAGCGGTGGCGAGGTCACGCGCCTGTCCGACCACGCCGTCGGGCGTGATCTGGTCCGGCGGCCGGTGAACGAGACCGCGCTGCTGCCCTCGTCCGGCGGCTTCGGCGGGTCCGGCTACGGTGGCGACGGCGGCGGTGATGGCGGCGGCGGCGACCTGCCCCCCTTCGACCGCAGCAACGGCGGCCGCCACCGGGGTCCGCGCCGTCCCGCGTTCCGGGCCGCCGTGCCGATCGCCGCGGTGCTCGCGGCCAGCGGCGGGGCGCTCGGGCTGGTGCACGCCGTGAGTTCCGGCGCGCCGGGGTCCGGCGTGGACATGGCGTCGGGGAACAACGGCTCGGCCGTCACCACCGACCTGAGCAACGCCCCCTCCGGCGACGGCTCGACCCTCGGCGCCACCGGGGCCAGCTCCGATCCGGCGACCTCGCCGCTGGACGCGACCGCCTCCAACTCCGGCGCGCCGTCCGCGCCGAACGGCGGTCAGCAGACCTCGACCGCGCCCGGCAGCCGTGTCACGCCGCCGAGCACGTCGACCAAGGCGAACTCGGCGCCGTCCGGGCCGAGCTCGCCCGGCGGTTCCGGGCCCGGGCTGCCGCCGAACGGCCCGATCCAGACCTCGAACCCGCCGCCGAGCACGCCGGGCGCGCCGAGCACCCCGGTCAGCACGACGCCGACCACCCCGGGTGCGCCGACCACGACGCCGACGTCCCCGGTCACCACGCCGACGACGCCGACCTCGACGCTGCCCCAGACCCCGTCCGGCCCGACGACGCCGATCACGCCGACGACGAGCCCGACCGGCCCGACGCCGACCGGTCCGACGACCACGCCGACCCCCACCCCGACGCCGACCCCGAGCGCGTCGAGCAGCACCCCGCAGATCTCCCCCAGCGCGGGCACACTGCAGGCCGGCGACACCGGCCCGGACGTCTCGACCCTGCAGACGCTCCTGGACCGCCTCGGCACCCCGACATGGGTCCCGGTGACCGGGGTCTACGACACCCGCACCACCGAGGCCGTCGCGTACGTCCAGAACATGCTCAACATCACGGCGGACCCGCGCGGCGTGTGCGGCCCGACCACAGCCGTGGCGATCAACACGCTCGCAGCACACTGA
- a CDS encoding PucR family transcriptional regulator, with protein MTTGTTDDLTPAQRAAAVRRLEKSIGSLAGVAIQRMEERLAWYRAMPPDNRSWIGLVVQAGIAAFVEWFRNPQDRTAISADVFGTAPRELTRSVTLRQTVELVRTTIEVVEEGIGQIAQGPAEQAALREGMLRYSREIAFAAAQVYAQAAELRGAWDARLEALVVDELMRGDVLDDTVRSRAAALGWDSASGLVVVVGTTPEPLAGRENVRQHTALVADAVHRAARRARLTVLTGVQSDRLVVIIGGADDPLTATRALANEFGPGPLVIGPVVEDLLSAGISAQAALSAVRAAGAWPDAPRPVLAAELLPERALAGDEAAKAQLVAEVYRPLESAGAALLETVSAYLEQAASLESAARMLFVHPNTVRYRLKRVSELTGLNPAQPRAAFTLHMALALGRLAGPSNAL; from the coding sequence ATGACCACCGGCACCACTGACGACCTGACCCCCGCCCAACGGGCGGCCGCGGTCCGGCGTCTGGAGAAGTCCATCGGCTCACTGGCCGGAGTGGCGATCCAGCGGATGGAGGAGCGCCTGGCCTGGTACCGGGCCATGCCCCCGGACAACCGCTCCTGGATCGGCCTGGTCGTGCAGGCCGGTATCGCGGCCTTCGTGGAGTGGTTCCGCAATCCGCAGGACCGCACCGCGATCAGCGCGGACGTCTTCGGCACCGCCCCGCGCGAGCTGACCCGCTCGGTGACCCTGCGCCAGACCGTCGAACTCGTCCGTACGACCATAGAAGTGGTCGAGGAGGGCATCGGCCAGATCGCGCAGGGCCCGGCCGAGCAGGCCGCGCTGCGCGAGGGCATGCTGCGCTACTCCCGCGAGATCGCCTTCGCCGCCGCACAGGTCTACGCGCAGGCCGCGGAGCTGCGCGGAGCGTGGGACGCACGGCTGGAGGCGCTGGTCGTCGACGAGCTGATGCGCGGCGACGTGCTGGACGACACCGTCCGCTCCCGCGCCGCGGCCCTGGGCTGGGACAGCGCCTCGGGCCTGGTGGTCGTGGTCGGCACCACCCCGGAGCCGCTGGCGGGGCGGGAGAACGTCCGGCAGCACACCGCGCTGGTCGCCGACGCCGTGCACCGCGCCGCGCGCCGGGCCCGGCTGACCGTGCTCACCGGCGTGCAGTCGGACCGGCTGGTGGTGATCATCGGCGGCGCCGACGATCCGCTGACCGCGACCCGCGCGCTGGCCAACGAGTTCGGGCCAGGGCCGCTGGTGATCGGCCCGGTTGTCGAAGACCTCCTGTCTGCGGGCATTTCCGCCCAAGCCGCCCTGTCCGCGGTGCGCGCGGCCGGCGCCTGGCCCGACGCGCCGCGTCCGGTGCTGGCCGCCGAACTCCTCCCGGAACGCGCCCTGGCCGGCGACGAGGCCGCGAAGGCTCAACTGGTGGCTGAGGTCTATCGGCCGCTGGAGTCCGCGGGCGCGGCGTTGCTCGAAACCGTCTCGGCGTATCTGGAACAGGCCGCGTCGCTGGAAAGCGCCGCCCGAATGCTGTTCGTACACCCCAACACCGTGCGCTACCGGCTCAAAAGGGTGAGCGAACTCACAGGCCTCAATCCCGCGCAACCGCGCGCCGCGTTCACCCTCCATATGGCGCTGGCCTTGGGAAGGTTGGCTGGACCGTCGAACGCTTTGTAG